The following coding sequences lie in one Miscanthus floridulus cultivar M001 chromosome 9, ASM1932011v1, whole genome shotgun sequence genomic window:
- the LOC136479933 gene encoding uncharacterized protein, protein MKGIKRLAPRYIGPFKVLERKGEVGYQLELPESLSGIHDVFHVSQLKKCLRVPEEQIPLEELNMKEDLTYEEYLVKILETSERVTQSKVIRMCKVQWNRYSDEEATWEREEDIRKTYPRLFE, encoded by the coding sequence atgaaaggcatAAAGCGGTTAGCACCTCGCTATATTGGTCCATTTAAGGTTTtggaaagaaaaggagaagtgggttatcagttggaattgccagAGAGCTTGTCTGGGATACATGATGTATTTCATGTGTCTCAactgaagaagtgtttgcgtgtgccAGAGGAACAAATACCTTTGGAGGAGCTCAATATGAAAGAGGATCTTACCTACGAAGAGTATCTCGTCAAGATCTTGGAAACATCTGAGAGAGTTACTCAAAGTAAGGTGATCAGGATGTGCAAGGTTCAATGGAATCGATACTCAGATgaagaggctacttgggaaagagaagaggatataaggaaaacatacccgcgactttttgagtaa